A portion of the Homo sapiens chromosome 16, GRCh38.p14 Primary Assembly genome contains these proteins:
- the MRPL28 gene encoding large ribosomal subunit protein bL28m, with the protein MPLHKYPVWLWKRLQLREGICSRLPGHYLRSLEEERTPTPVHYRPHGAKFKINPKNGQRERVEDVPIPIYFPPESQRGLWGGEGWILGQIYANNDKLSKRLKKVWKPQLFEREFYSEILDKKFTVTVTMRTLDLIDEAYGLDFYILKTPKEDLCSKFGMDLKRGMLLRLARQDPQLHPEDPERRAAIYDKYKEFAIPEEEAEWVGLTLEEAIEKQRLLEEKDPVPLFKIYVAELIQQLQQQALSEPAVVQKRASGQ; encoded by the exons ATGCCTCTACACAAGTATCCCGTGTGGCTCTGGAAGCGGCTGCAGCTGCGGGAGGGCATCTGTTCCCGCCTGCCCGGCCACTACCTGCGCTCCCTGGAGGAGGAGCGGACGCCCACTCCCGTGCACTATAGGCCTCATGGGGCCAAGTTCAAGATCAACCCCAAGAACGGGCAGCGGGAGCGTGTGGAGGACGTGCCCATTCCCATCTACTTTCCCCCCGAATCCCAGCGGGGGTTGTGGGGCGGCGAGGGCTGGATCCTGGGCCAAATATATGCCAACAACGACAAG CTCTCCAAGAGGCTGAAGAAAGTGTGGAAGCCACAGCTGTTTGAGCGAGAGTTCTACAGTGAGATCCTGGACAAGAAGTTCACAGTGACTGTGACCATGCGGACCCTGGACCTCATCGATGAGGCTTATGGGCTCGACTTTTACATCCTCAAG ACCCCGAAGGAGGACCTGTGCTCCAAGTTTGGGATGGACCTGAAGCGAGGGATGCTGCTGCGGCTTGCCCGGCAGGACCCCCAGCTGCACCCCGAGGACCCCGAGCGGCGGGCAGCCATCTACGACAAGTACAAG GAATTTGCCATcccagaggaggaggcagagtggGTGGGCCTCACGCTGGAGGAGGCCATTGAGAAGCAGAGACTTTTGGAGGAGAAG GACCCTGTACCCCTGTTCAAGATCTATGTGGCGGAGCTGatccagcagctgcagcagcaggcaCTGTCAGAGCCGGCGGTGGTGCAGAAGAGAGCCAGTGGCCAGTGA
- the PGAP6 gene encoding post-GPI attachment to proteins factor 6 isoform X1, producing the protein MEPDVPLPQTLLSHPSYLKVFVPDYTRELLLELRDCVSNGSLGCPVRLTVGPVTLPSNFQKVLTCTGAPWPCRLLLPSPPWDRWLQVTAESLVGPLGTVAFSAVAALTACRPRSVTIQPLLQSSQNQSFNASSGLLSPSPDHQDLGRSGRVDRSPFCLTNYPVTREDMDVVSVHFQPLDRVSVRVCSDTPSVMRLRLNTGMDSGGSLTISLRANKTEMRNETVVVACVNAASPFLGFNTSLNCTTAFFQGYPLSLSAWSRRANLIIPYPETDNWYLSLQLMCPENAEDCEQAVVHVETTLYLVPCLNDCGPYGQCLLLRRHSYLYASCSCKAGWRGWSCTDNSTAQTVAQQRAATLLLTLSNLMFLAPIAVSVRRFFLVEASVYAYTMFFSTFYHACDQPGEAVLCILSYDTLQYCDFLGSGAAIWVTILCMARLKTVLKYVLFLLGTLVIAMSLQLDRRGMWNMLGPCLFAFVIMASMWAYRCGHRRQCYPTSWQRWAFYLLPGVSMASVGIAIYTSMMTSDNYYYTHSIWHILLAGSAALLLPPPDQPAEPWACSQKFPCHYQICKNDREELYAVT; encoded by the exons ATGGAGCCGGACGTGCCCCTTCCTCAGAccctcctctcccatcccagCTACCTCAA GGTCTTTGTCCCCGATTACACGCGGGAGCTTCTGCTGGAGCTGCGGGACTGCGTGTCCAATGGGAGCCTGGGCTGCCCCGTGCGTCTCACCGTGGGCCCGGTCACCCTGCCTAGCAACTTCCAGAAGGTGCTCACCTGCACCGGTGCCCCCTGGCCCTGCCGCCTGCTGCTGCCCTCACCGCCCTGGGACCGGTGGCTGCAAGTGACAGCTGAGAGCCTGGTGGGGCCCCTCGGGACAGTGGCTTTCAGTGCTGTAGCTGCCCTCACAG CTTGCAGGCCACGGAGCGTGACCATCCAGCCCCTTCTGCAGAGCAGCCAAAACCAGAGCTTCAATGCCTCCTCTGGTCTGCTGTCCCCGAGCCCCGACCACCAGGACCTGGGCAGGAGTGGCAGGGTGGACCGCAGCCCCTTCTGCCTCACAAACTACCCAGTCACGCGGGAGGACATGGACGTGGTGTCGGTGCACTTCCAGCCCCTGGACAGGGTCTCGGTGAGGGTGTGTTCGGACACGCCCTCCGTGATGCGGCTGCGCCTGAACACCGGCATGGACAGCGGGGGTTCCCTCACCATCTCCCTGCGGGCCAACAAG ACAGAGATGCGGAACGAGACCGTCGTAGTGGCCTGCGTGAATGCTGCCTCGCCCTTCCTTGGCTTCAATACTTCGCTCAACTGCACCACAG CCTTCTTCCAGGGCTACCCTTTGTCTCTGAGCGCCTGGTCTCGCAGGGCCAACCTCATCATCCCCTACCCAGAGACAGACAACTGGTACCTCTCCCTGCAGCTCATGTGCCCTGAGAATGCTGA GGACTGTGAGCAGGCTGTGGTCCACGTGGAGACCACCTTGTACCTGGTGCCCTGTTTGAACGATTGTGGACCCTATGGCCAGTGCCTCCTGCTCCGCAGACACAGCTACCTGTATGCCAGCTGCAGCTGCAAGGCAG GCTGGCGTGGGTGGAGCTGCACGGACAACAGCACAGCCCAGACGGTGGCCCAGCAGAGGGCGGCCACACTGCTGCTCACGCTCAGCAACCTCATGTTCCTGGCCCCCATCGCCGTCTCAGTGCGGCGATTCTTCCTGGTGGAGGCCTCCGTCTACGCCTACACCATGTTCTTCTCCACG TTCTACCACGCCTGCGACCAGCCCGGGGAGGCGGTGCTGTGCATCCTCAGCTACGACACGCTGCAGTACTGCGACTTCTTGGGCTCCGGGGCGGCCATCTGGGTCACCATCCTGTGCATGGCACGGCTCAAGACAGTCCTGAAATAC GTGCTGTTTCTTCTGGGTACACTGGTCATCGCCATGTCCTTGCAGCTGGACCGCAGGGGCATGTGGAACATGCTGGGGCCCTGCCTCTTTGCCTTCGTGATCATGGCCTCCATGTGG GCTTACCGCTGCGGGCACCGGCGCCAGTGCTACCCCACCTCGTGGCAGCGCTGGGCCTTCTACCTCCTGCCCGGCGTCTCTATGGCCTCTGTGGGCATCGCCATCTACACCTCCATGATGACTAGCGACAACTACTACTACACCCACAGCATCTGGCACATCCTGCTGGCCGGGAGCGCAGCCTTGCTGCTGCCGCCACCTGACCAGCCCGCCGAGCCCTGGGCCTGCTCGCAGAAATTCCCCTGCCACTATCAGATCTGCAAGAACGATCGGGAGGAACTGTACGCAGTGACGTGA
- the PGAP6 gene encoding post-GPI attachment to proteins factor 6 precursor: MGRAGTGTGGEAVAAVVAGPLLLLLLARPPPASAGYSGKSEVGLVSEHFSQAPQRLSFYSWYGSARLFRFRVPPDAVLLRWLLQVSRESGAACTDAEITVHFRSGAPPVINPLGTSFPDDTAVQPSFQVGVPLSTTPRSNASVNVSHPAPGDWFVAAHLPPSSQKIELKGLAPTCAYVFQPELLVTRVVEISIMEPDVPLPQTLLSHPSYLKVFVPDYTRELLLELRDCVSNGSLGCPVRLTVGPVTLPSNFQKVLTCTGAPWPCRLLLPSPPWDRWLQVTAESLVGPLGTVAFSAVAALTACRPRSVTIQPLLQSSQNQSFNASSGLLSPSPDHQDLGRSGRVDRSPFCLTNYPVTREDMDVVSVHFQPLDRVSVRVCSDTPSVMRLRLNTGMDSGGSLTISLRANKTEMRNETVVVACVNAASPFLGFNTSLNCTTAFFQGYPLSLSAWSRRANLIIPYPETDNWYLSLQLMCPENAEDCEQAVVHVETTLYLVPCLNDCGPYGQCLLLRRHSYLYASCSCKAGWRGWSCTDNSTAQTVAQQRAATLLLTLSNLMFLAPIAVSVRRFFLVEASVYAYTMFFSTFYHACDQPGEAVLCILSYDTLQYCDFLGSGAAIWVTILCMARLKTVLKYVLFLLGTLVIAMSLQLDRRGMWNMLGPCLFAFVIMASMWAYRCGHRRQCYPTSWQRWAFYLLPGVSMASVGIAIYTSMMTSDNYYYTHSIWHILLAGSAALLLPPPDQPAEPWACSQKFPCHYQICKNDREELYAVT, from the exons AGGTGGGGCTGGTGTCCGAGCACTTCTCGCAGGCCCCGCAGAGGCTGTCCTTCTACAGCTGGTACGGCAGTGCCAGGCTCTTCCGCTTCCGCGTGCCCCCAGATGCTGTGCTTCTACGCTGGCTCCTGCAGGTCTCCCGGGAGAGCGGCGCTGCCTGCACCGACGCGGAGATCACCGT GCACTTCCGTTCCGGCGCCCCTCCGGTCATCAACCCGCTGGGCACCAGCTTCCCGGACGACACCGCGGTACAGCCCTCCTTCCAGGTCGGGGTGCCGCTGAGCACCACACCGAGAAGCAATGCCTCCGTCAACGTTTCCCACCCGGCCCCCGGGGACTGGTTCGTGGCCGCCCACCTGCCCCCCTCATCCCAGAAGATCGAGTTGAAG GGCTTGGCTCCCACCTGTGCCTACGTCTTCCAGCCTGAACTGCTGGTCACGCGGGTGGTCGAGATTTCCATCATGGAGCCGGACGTGCCCCTTCCTCAGAccctcctctcccatcccagCTACCTCAA GGTCTTTGTCCCCGATTACACGCGGGAGCTTCTGCTGGAGCTGCGGGACTGCGTGTCCAATGGGAGCCTGGGCTGCCCCGTGCGTCTCACCGTGGGCCCGGTCACCCTGCCTAGCAACTTCCAGAAGGTGCTCACCTGCACCGGTGCCCCCTGGCCCTGCCGCCTGCTGCTGCCCTCACCGCCCTGGGACCGGTGGCTGCAAGTGACAGCTGAGAGCCTGGTGGGGCCCCTCGGGACAGTGGCTTTCAGTGCTGTAGCTGCCCTCACAG CTTGCAGGCCACGGAGCGTGACCATCCAGCCCCTTCTGCAGAGCAGCCAAAACCAGAGCTTCAATGCCTCCTCTGGTCTGCTGTCCCCGAGCCCCGACCACCAGGACCTGGGCAGGAGTGGCAGGGTGGACCGCAGCCCCTTCTGCCTCACAAACTACCCAGTCACGCGGGAGGACATGGACGTGGTGTCGGTGCACTTCCAGCCCCTGGACAGGGTCTCGGTGAGGGTGTGTTCGGACACGCCCTCCGTGATGCGGCTGCGCCTGAACACCGGCATGGACAGCGGGGGTTCCCTCACCATCTCCCTGCGGGCCAACAAG ACAGAGATGCGGAACGAGACCGTCGTAGTGGCCTGCGTGAATGCTGCCTCGCCCTTCCTTGGCTTCAATACTTCGCTCAACTGCACCACAG CCTTCTTCCAGGGCTACCCTTTGTCTCTGAGCGCCTGGTCTCGCAGGGCCAACCTCATCATCCCCTACCCAGAGACAGACAACTGGTACCTCTCCCTGCAGCTCATGTGCCCTGAGAATGCTGA GGACTGTGAGCAGGCTGTGGTCCACGTGGAGACCACCTTGTACCTGGTGCCCTGTTTGAACGATTGTGGACCCTATGGCCAGTGCCTCCTGCTCCGCAGACACAGCTACCTGTATGCCAGCTGCAGCTGCAAGGCAG GCTGGCGTGGGTGGAGCTGCACGGACAACAGCACAGCCCAGACGGTGGCCCAGCAGAGGGCGGCCACACTGCTGCTCACGCTCAGCAACCTCATGTTCCTGGCCCCCATCGCCGTCTCAGTGCGGCGATTCTTCCTGGTGGAGGCCTCCGTCTACGCCTACACCATGTTCTTCTCCACG TTCTACCACGCCTGCGACCAGCCCGGGGAGGCGGTGCTGTGCATCCTCAGCTACGACACGCTGCAGTACTGCGACTTCTTGGGCTCCGGGGCGGCCATCTGGGTCACCATCCTGTGCATGGCACGGCTCAAGACAGTCCTGAAATAC GTGCTGTTTCTTCTGGGTACACTGGTCATCGCCATGTCCTTGCAGCTGGACCGCAGGGGCATGTGGAACATGCTGGGGCCCTGCCTCTTTGCCTTCGTGATCATGGCCTCCATGTGG GCTTACCGCTGCGGGCACCGGCGCCAGTGCTACCCCACCTCGTGGCAGCGCTGGGCCTTCTACCTCCTGCCCGGCGTCTCTATGGCCTCTGTGGGCATCGCCATCTACACCTCCATGATGACTAGCGACAACTACTACTACACCCACAGCATCTGGCACATCCTGCTGGCCGGGAGCGCAGCCTTGCTGCTGCCGCCACCTGACCAGCCCGCCGAGCCCTGGGCCTGCTCGCAGAAATTCCCCTGCCACTATCAGATCTGCAAGAACGATCGGGAGGAACTGTACGCAGTGACGTGA